The following are encoded together in the Natronincola ferrireducens genome:
- a CDS encoding RnfABCDGE type electron transport complex subunit B, translating into MNFQSIIYPIVSLGGLGLVFGAGLAYASQKFAVEIDPKALAIRDALPGANCGGCGVPGCDSFAKLVAEGKAPVDGCPVGGPDCAKALAEIMGVEVDTSARKVAKVICNGDKEKCRDKFEYHGINDCVAASMVGGGGEKSCNYSCLGFGTCVKACQFDAIEIVEGRIARIIPEKCTACGKCIEVCPKDVIDMVPYDQSVVITCNNKESGKIVRKKCEVGCIGCQICVKACPFGAIDFKNNLAFIDYAKCTQCFVCVEKCPTNAIEGNLEKRKKAVIDEETCIGCTICKKQCPVEAIEGELKGKHKVLADKCIGCGVCEGKCPKKSIKMN; encoded by the coding sequence ATGAACTTTCAAAGCATTATTTACCCCATTGTTAGCTTAGGTGGCCTAGGCTTAGTTTTCGGTGCTGGGCTTGCCTATGCATCGCAAAAGTTTGCTGTTGAAATAGATCCAAAGGCCCTTGCCATTAGAGATGCTTTACCAGGAGCTAACTGTGGAGGTTGTGGCGTACCTGGATGTGATAGCTTTGCTAAACTAGTAGCTGAAGGGAAAGCACCTGTAGATGGATGTCCAGTAGGAGGTCCTGATTGTGCAAAGGCCTTAGCAGAAATCATGGGTGTAGAAGTAGATACCAGTGCTAGAAAAGTTGCTAAGGTTATCTGTAATGGTGATAAGGAGAAGTGTAGAGATAAATTTGAATACCATGGTATCAATGATTGTGTAGCTGCTTCTATGGTCGGTGGAGGCGGAGAGAAATCTTGCAATTATTCTTGTCTAGGTTTTGGAACCTGTGTAAAGGCCTGTCAATTTGATGCTATAGAGATAGTTGAAGGAAGAATTGCAAGAATTATTCCTGAAAAATGTACCGCCTGTGGCAAATGTATTGAAGTATGTCCTAAAGATGTAATAGATATGGTTCCTTATGACCAAAGCGTTGTTATCACATGTAATAATAAAGAAAGTGGTAAAATTGTAAGAAAAAAATGTGAAGTTGGATGTATTGGATGTCAAATATGTGTAAAAGCCTGTCCTTTTGGTGCTATTGACTTTAAAAATAATTTGGCCTTCATCGACTATGCAAAATGCACACAATGCTTTGTTTGTGTAGAAAAATGCCCAACAAATGCTATTGAAGGGAATTTAGAAAAAAGAAAGAAGGCAGTTATCGATGAAGAAACCTGTATAGGATGTACTATTTGCAAAAAACAGTGTCCTGTAGAGGCTATTGAAGGTGAATTAAAAGGAAAGCATAAAGTATTAGCAGATAAATGTATAGGCTGTGGAGTCTGTGAAGGAAAATGTCCTAAAAAGTCTATTAAAATGAATTAA
- the rsxA gene encoding electron transport complex subunit RsxA has protein sequence MSVSSLFVILVSAILVNNFILSRFLGICPFLGVSKQVETAFGMGMAVTFVMALASVITYLVQIFILDNLEIQYMQTIAFILVIASLVQLVEMIIQKSSPTLYQSLGVFLPLITTNCAVLGLTILNISQDYNLIETIVHAIGAAVGFSLAIVLFAAIRERLELAHVPKSFKGFPIALITASLMSMAFLGFAGLV, from the coding sequence TTGTCAGTTTCGTCATTATTTGTTATTTTAGTTAGTGCCATTTTAGTAAACAACTTTATATTATCTAGATTTTTAGGAATATGTCCTTTCTTAGGTGTTTCAAAACAAGTAGAAACAGCCTTTGGCATGGGCATGGCGGTTACCTTTGTTATGGCTTTAGCATCTGTTATAACATATTTGGTACAAATATTTATCTTAGACAACCTAGAAATACAATATATGCAAACGATAGCTTTTATTCTAGTTATTGCTTCTTTAGTTCAGCTGGTAGAGATGATTATTCAAAAGAGTAGTCCTACACTTTATCAATCATTAGGAGTATTTTTACCTTTAATTACTACTAACTGTGCAGTTTTAGGATTAACTATCTTAAATATTTCACAGGATTATAACTTAATTGAAACAATTGTGCATGCTATAGGAGCAGCTGTAGGGTTTTCGTTAGCCATTGTTTTATTTGCTGCAATACGTGAAAGATTAGAATTAGCTCATGTACCTAAGTCTTTTAAAGGTTTTCCCATTGCACTTATTACGGCAAGTTTGATGTCAATGGCCTTTTTAGGATTTGCTGGACTTGTATAA
- the rsxE gene encoding electron transport complex subunit RsxE, with product MKGLVFDNPVFVQVLGMCPTLAVTNSALNGLGMGLATTAVLVGSNTVISLLKNFIPSKIRIPSFIVVIATFVTMVGMLMRAYLPALNAALGIFIPLIVVNCLILARAESFASKSSTFGSVIDGVGMGLGFTGALVVLGIVREWLGAGTIFGQVATWSSFEPARFMTMPPGAFLALGILLAIFNKLTSKDLNKL from the coding sequence ATGAAGGGACTTGTCTTTGACAACCCAGTTTTTGTACAGGTATTAGGAATGTGTCCTACTTTAGCCGTAACCAACTCTGCATTAAATGGATTAGGTATGGGTTTAGCCACGACAGCAGTTTTAGTAGGTTCAAATACAGTTATTTCATTATTAAAGAATTTCATTCCTAGTAAGATTAGAATTCCATCCTTTATTGTTGTTATTGCTACATTTGTAACGATGGTTGGAATGCTAATGAGGGCTTACTTACCAGCATTAAATGCAGCACTGGGAATATTTATTCCATTGATTGTTGTAAACTGTTTAATTTTAGCTCGAGCAGAATCCTTTGCTTCTAAAAGCTCTACATTTGGCTCAGTGATAGACGGTGTGGGAATGGGCTTAGGTTTTACAGGGGCATTGGTAGTATTAGGAATTGTAAGGGAGTGGCTAGGTGCTGGAACAATATTTGGTCAAGTTGCTACCTGGAGTAGCTTTGAACCAGCAAGATTTATGACAATGCCTCCAGGAGCATTCCTAGCATTAGGTATACTTTTAGCAATATTTAATAAACTTACTTCAAAAGACTTAAATAAATTATAG
- a CDS encoding RnfABCDGE type electron transport complex subunit G encodes MREIIKLGLILLIITSIAGLILGVTNDVTQGIIQERALEETRQALVALLPEAEDFNVLEDEELLDRRLILEVFEGLTAGETVGYTVKVNPQGYDGRIEMLVGISSEGRITGVKIGDNTETPGLGSKIADASFTNQFLDKPTDDEFIVTKGGESGAQYIEAISGATVSSEAVVEGVNAVRSLFEELLKNR; translated from the coding sequence ATGCGTGAAATTATAAAATTAGGTTTAATACTATTAATAATTACTTCAATTGCTGGTTTAATATTAGGAGTTACCAATGATGTAACACAGGGAATTATTCAAGAAAGGGCCCTTGAGGAGACAAGACAAGCCTTAGTAGCTCTATTACCCGAGGCAGAAGATTTTAATGTCCTAGAGGATGAAGAGCTGTTGGATAGAAGACTTATCTTAGAAGTATTCGAAGGGTTAACAGCTGGTGAAACTGTAGGTTATACAGTAAAAGTTAATCCTCAGGGTTATGACGGTAGAATAGAAATGCTTGTTGGTATATCCAGTGAGGGAAGAATTACTGGTGTTAAAATAGGAGATAATACTGAAACACCAGGTCTAGGCTCCAAAATTGCTGATGCATCCTTTACTAATCAGTTTCTTGATAAACCTACAGATGACGAATTCATTGTGACGAAGGGTGGAGAAAGTGGGGCTCAATATATTGAAGCAATTTCTGGTGCCACCGTTTCTTCAGAGGCTGTTGTTGAAGGAGTTAACGCTGTCCGCAGTTTGTTTGAGGAACTGTTAAAAAACCGCTAA